A single window of Zootoca vivipara chromosome 17, rZooViv1.1, whole genome shotgun sequence DNA harbors:
- the STX2 gene encoding syntaxin-2 isoform X2 produces MRDRLAELAARTQNEDGEASVVVENDHYMEDFFHQVEEVRKYITKIADVVEEVKKKHSVILSATHPKDKTKEELEELNKEIRKTANIVRAKLKTIEQNLGRHENVNRTSADVRIRKSQHTVLTRKFVEVMTTYNTTQTCFRERTKDQIRRQLEITGKNTSDEELEEMLESGNLSIFTSDIILDTKITREALDEIESRHKDIIKLESSIHELHEMFMDMAMLVEVQGDMVNSIEKNVMNAVDYVEHAKEETKKAVKYQSKARRKLVFIIICVAVILLILGIVLAATFS; encoded by the exons ATGAGGGACCGCCTGGCCGAGCTGGCAGCG cgcacCCAAAATGAAGATGGAGAGGcatctgttgttgttgaaaaTGACCATTATATGGAAGACTTCTTCCACCAG GTTGAGGAAGTTAGAAAGTACATTACCAAAATAGCCGACGTTGTGGAAGAAGTGAAGAAGAAGCACAGCGTTATTCTTTCTGCCACACATCCTAAAGACA aaacaaaggaagaactTGAAGAACTGAACAAAGAGATCAGGAAAACAGCAAATATTGTTCGTGCTAAATTGAAAA CAATAGAACAAAATTTAGGTCGACATGAGAATGTTAATCGAACTTCAGCTGATGTCAGAATACGAAAATCACAG CATACAGTGTTGACCCGGAAGTTTGTGGAGGTCATGACAACATATAATACAACCCAGACATGCTTTCGGGAACGTACCAAGGATCAGATACGGCGGCAGCTAGAAATAA CTGGAAAAAACACTTCTGATGAAGAGCTGGAAGAAATGCTGGAAAGTGGCAATCTTTCTATTTTCACTTCTGAC aTTATTTTAGACACCAAAATTACTAGAGAAGCTCTTGATGAAATTGAGTCACGTCACAAAGATATTATAAAACTGGAATCCAGTATACATGAGCTGCACGAAATGTTTATGGACATGGCAATGCTTGTTGAGGTTCAG GGTGACATGGTCAACAGCATAGAGAAAAATGTGATGAATGCAGTCGATTATGTAGAACATGCAAAAGAGGAGACGAAAAAGGCAGTTAAATACCAAAGCAAGGCTCGCAGG AAATTGGTGTTCATAATAATTTGTGTAGCTGTAATCCTTCTAATCCTTGGAATTGTCCTAGCAGCGACTTTCTCATAA
- the STX2 gene encoding syntaxin-2 isoform X1, which produces MRDRLAELAARTQNEDGEASVVVENDHYMEDFFHQVEEVRKYITKIADVVEEVKKKHSVILSATHPKDKTKEELEELNKEIRKTANIVRAKLKTIEQNLGRHENVNRTSADVRIRKSQHTVLTRKFVEVMTTYNTTQTCFRERTKDQIRRQLEITGKNTSDEELEEMLESGNLSIFTSDIILDTKITREALDEIESRHKDIIKLESSIHELHEMFMDMAMLVEVQGDMVNSIEKNVMNAVDYVEHAKEETKKAVKYQSKARRKKWIILIIVLVVLAVLALIIGLSVGIK; this is translated from the exons ATGAGGGACCGCCTGGCCGAGCTGGCAGCG cgcacCCAAAATGAAGATGGAGAGGcatctgttgttgttgaaaaTGACCATTATATGGAAGACTTCTTCCACCAG GTTGAGGAAGTTAGAAAGTACATTACCAAAATAGCCGACGTTGTGGAAGAAGTGAAGAAGAAGCACAGCGTTATTCTTTCTGCCACACATCCTAAAGACA aaacaaaggaagaactTGAAGAACTGAACAAAGAGATCAGGAAAACAGCAAATATTGTTCGTGCTAAATTGAAAA CAATAGAACAAAATTTAGGTCGACATGAGAATGTTAATCGAACTTCAGCTGATGTCAGAATACGAAAATCACAG CATACAGTGTTGACCCGGAAGTTTGTGGAGGTCATGACAACATATAATACAACCCAGACATGCTTTCGGGAACGTACCAAGGATCAGATACGGCGGCAGCTAGAAATAA CTGGAAAAAACACTTCTGATGAAGAGCTGGAAGAAATGCTGGAAAGTGGCAATCTTTCTATTTTCACTTCTGAC aTTATTTTAGACACCAAAATTACTAGAGAAGCTCTTGATGAAATTGAGTCACGTCACAAAGATATTATAAAACTGGAATCCAGTATACATGAGCTGCACGAAATGTTTATGGACATGGCAATGCTTGTTGAGGTTCAG GGTGACATGGTCAACAGCATAGAGAAAAATGTGATGAATGCAGTCGATTATGTAGAACATGCAAAAGAGGAGACGAAAAAGGCAGTTAAATACCAAAGCAAGGCTCGCAGG AAAAAGTGGATAATTCTCATTATAGTGCTGGTGGTGCTTGCTGTACTTGCTTTAATAATTGGCTTGTCGGTCGGGATTAAGTGA